In the genome of Blastopirellula retiformator, the window GCCAGAGAACGTCTTGGAACTGCTGTAACGCTTCGGGCGGTTTCTCCTTACCGTTCTCGCATTTCCCTGGCCGCTACGGCTATAGTAGACTTGTCCGCCGCAGTTTGCCCCCGCCGGGTAAGCTGGTTTTGTTCATGACGACAACCTCCGACCGTCTGCTGACGTTACCGTCGCGCATGCGTCGATCAATATAGAAATAGCTGATGGCCGATTACGTAGTCCGTTACGGGTCGATGCGCCTCTTGGGCGTCTTTTCGGCGCGAGCGAAAGACGAGTTTGAACGAGACGAATCGGTCATCGTGCGAACGAAGCGCGGCCTCGAGAATGGAACCGTATTGTGCGTAGCGACCGAACAAGCGATCGCCAACCTTCCCGATCCGACGCGGGGGCACATCTTACGGGGCATGACCGCCGAAGATGAAAGCGAAATCACGCACTTGCAAAACAACTCGTCCCGCGAGTTTGAGCTATGCCGCAAGTTCGTCGATCAATTGAAGCTGGAAATGCAGCTGGTCGATATTGAACACTTGTTTGGCGGAGAGCGAATCGTCATTTACTACCTGGCCGAAAACCGAGTCGACTTCCGCGACCTGGTGAAGCTGCTCGCCGCCGAGTTTCATACTCGGATCGAGATGCGCCAGATCGGCGTGCGGGACGAAGCGAAACTGCTGGCCGACTATGGCGACTGCGGCAAGCCGGTTTGCTGCAACACGCACTTATCCGAGATGCCGCCGGTCTCGATGAAGATGGCCAAGCTGCAGAAGGCGACGCTCGACCCGACCAAGATCAGCGGACGCTGCGGCCGGCTGAAATGTTGTCTCCGCTACGAGTACGATACGTACGAAGAGCTGCAGCGCGAACTGCCGCCGATCGGCGCCGAAGTCGTCACCCGCGACGGACGGGGCAAAGTCATCAATCAAGAGATCCTGGCCGGCCAGGTGCTGTTGCGAATGGAAGACAATCGCACGATT includes:
- a CDS encoding PSP1 domain-containing protein gives rise to the protein MADYVVRYGSMRLLGVFSARAKDEFERDESVIVRTKRGLENGTVLCVATEQAIANLPDPTRGHILRGMTAEDESEITHLQNNSSREFELCRKFVDQLKLEMQLVDIEHLFGGERIVIYYLAENRVDFRDLVKLLAAEFHTRIEMRQIGVRDEAKLLADYGDCGKPVCCNTHLSEMPPVSMKMAKLQKATLDPTKISGRCGRLKCCLRYEYDTYEELQRELPPIGAEVVTRDGRGKVINQEILAGQVLLRMEDNRTILVDAGEVLSVVKAAPPQSKKRRKPDRGENSSQPKSRRPQTDDDASKDS